Proteins encoded by one window of Chryseobacterium foetidum:
- a CDS encoding peptide MFS transporter encodes MKSKHPKGLPYLFFTEMWERFGYYLILGIFVLYMIDSEKGGLAFDDKSADDIFGTFIALTYLTPFLGGFLADRVLGYVKAIYIGGFLMGLGYLGIGLFKELPLFYASLALIIVGNGFFKPSISTLLGNLYNEEPYKANKDAGYNIFYMGINIGAFVCNIIAAFMRNKYGWGPAFMTAGVGMFVGLIVFTIGRQHILQANILKPAQDGDTKISDVLVKVFLPAVIFGLIGWFIPNNIFGSDSTDAFIFACVPVIYFYVMLYVKANSEDKKPIGALLAIFAVSLMFWAVFKQNGTALTRWAKNYTDRTIPAPLEKPLESIYLVDIKDYKDQEVSVYDDQYQVKKNEAGDAIKEQGKDIYFRNISATERARLEANPAQQVSLYNTELFQSINPGWVILLTPVVVAFFMMLRKKGKEPSTPSKIVLGLFISALSCLVMVGAVYAGQNGLVKVSALWLVAAYGVITVGELCLSPMGLSLVSKLSPPRLTALMMGGFFLSTSIGNKLSGVLASFWYDYDNKANFFIVNFGLLLLATLLGLSILKRLNKIMKEKGVN; translated from the coding sequence ATGAAAAGCAAACACCCTAAAGGGCTTCCCTATCTATTTTTCACAGAAATGTGGGAACGTTTCGGATATTATTTAATTCTCGGAATTTTCGTTTTGTATATGATCGACAGCGAGAAAGGCGGATTGGCTTTTGACGATAAAAGTGCTGATGATATTTTCGGAACTTTTATAGCATTAACCTATTTGACCCCATTTTTAGGTGGATTTTTAGCCGACAGAGTTTTAGGATATGTAAAAGCAATCTATATCGGAGGATTTCTAATGGGATTGGGCTATCTTGGGATTGGGCTTTTTAAAGAATTGCCTCTGTTTTACGCTTCTTTAGCACTCATCATCGTTGGAAACGGATTTTTTAAGCCAAGTATTTCGACTCTTCTGGGAAATCTATACAACGAAGAACCTTACAAAGCCAATAAAGATGCGGGTTACAACATTTTCTATATGGGAATCAACATCGGGGCATTTGTCTGTAATATCATCGCTGCCTTTATGCGAAATAAATATGGATGGGGACCGGCTTTTATGACGGCAGGAGTAGGAATGTTTGTTGGTTTAATAGTTTTTACCATCGGCAGACAACATATTCTTCAGGCAAACATTTTAAAACCTGCTCAGGATGGTGATACCAAAATTTCTGATGTTTTGGTGAAAGTATTTTTACCTGCAGTAATTTTTGGTTTGATTGGATGGTTTATTCCAAACAATATTTTCGGAAGTGACAGCACGGACGCATTTATTTTCGCCTGTGTTCCGGTTATCTATTTCTACGTCATGCTTTATGTAAAAGCCAATTCAGAAGACAAAAAACCTATTGGTGCCCTCTTGGCAATTTTTGCAGTAAGTTTAATGTTTTGGGCAGTTTTCAAACAAAACGGAACAGCATTGACCCGTTGGGCTAAAAATTACACAGACAGAACCATTCCTGCCCCACTCGAAAAACCTTTGGAATCAATTTATCTGGTTGATATAAAAGATTATAAAGATCAGGAAGTTTCGGTCTACGATGATCAGTATCAGGTGAAAAAGAATGAAGCCGGCGATGCAATCAAAGAACAGGGGAAAGATATCTACTTCAGAAACATTTCTGCAACTGAAAGAGCCAGACTTGAGGCAAACCCTGCACAACAGGTGAGTTTATACAATACAGAACTGTTTCAGTCCATCAATCCGGGTTGGGTAATTTTACTGACTCCAGTTGTAGTTGCATTTTTTATGATGCTTCGTAAAAAAGGGAAAGAGCCAAGCACGCCTTCAAAAATTGTTTTGGGACTTTTCATTTCAGCATTATCTTGTCTGGTCATGGTGGGAGCCGTGTATGCGGGACAAAACGGTCTGGTAAAAGTTTCAGCTTTATGGCTCGTTGCAGCTTATGGCGTAATTACAGTGGGTGAACTTTGTCTTTCGCCTATGGGACTGTCTTTGGTATCAAAACTTTCTCCGCCAAGATTGACAGCATTAATGATGGGAGGATTTTTCCTTTCCACATCTATCGGGAACAAACTTTCGGGAGTTTTAGCCAGTTTCTGGTATGACTACGATAACAAAGCCAATTTCTTTATTGTGAATTTTGGATTATTACTATTAGCAACTCTTCTGGGTTTATCCATTTTAAAAAGATTAAATAAAATAATGAAGGAAAAAGGAGTTAATTAA